The Lucilia cuprina isolate Lc7/37 unplaced genomic scaffold, ASM2204524v1 Scaffold_1960, whole genome shotgun sequence genome includes the window tagtccagactattgtttatttcatatttaagaTAATAGACTTTTCtctagtgcagactatagtctaatggAAGTCCAAaatatagtctatcctatagtccattctatagtacattcaatagtctattctaagtTCATACTAtcgtctattctatggtctagactatgggctattctatagtctagaccatagtctattctaagcCCAGACTAGTTCACACCATAATCTAAAATATATTCTACAGTCCCCTTTATATGTCTGGGCTTagtcttataaaattttttttatttttttttttttttaattgtatgaaaatgtttgtccttgttttttctgtaattaacactgtaaatattttattgtaaataaacttgtttttttagtCAATTGTCCAGGTTGATGAAGTATCATtcttaactttgttttttttttaacagttttgacatttaatcattttcgcaaaaaaaaatcattaaaaacttaaaatttttacacatttttctctcttttatattttcaccatTCACTCtacacaaaatttcataaaatgcgTTCTtcttattttaacaaaacaacaacaacaaatttaaacaaaatttttgtgcaaatttctatttttcttaaacaaacaaaaataatcaaaatcataaaaatctaaagccaaaaaaactTGCTTAAGCATGGAATTTATGTGTGAAAGTGGCGATTGTATACCATTGGAAAGTGTATGTGATGGTATAGGCGATTGTAAGCGTATGGATGATGAAAGTTATGGTCTATGTCATTGCAGTAGTGATAAGGTaagtttcaatattttctatttgaatGGAAAGAAAAAAGCCACAaccacttttaaagcaatgaaaTGAAAtcgaaaacaaagtttttaaaacaaatcacaCACAAAAACACTCACTACTCTTTAGTTCAAATGTATACGAGGCGGTGGCTGTATACCAAAAACTCAAGTTTGTGATGGCAAACCTCAGTGTCGAGATGGCAGTGATGAAATAAGTTGTCGtaagtattttcttaaaaagaatgtttgttttattttttaatttttgtatataatttgcaTGTTTTAGAGAGAATTCTTTTTAGTAAATGTTTGATACATTGCATGTAAAAGTAGTTAAATGTTTTGCATGACGTAGCATGTCTCCAGTATGCTAGAGCATGttttgttacaatattttttactaaaaactttacaaattcCATTAGTAgtttatgattttctttaaagaaaatgtgtagtttagtaaaaatttgtgtaaaaagtattatattattttatgtatttttgttgtagttttaaaaaatttctagaatttagattcaattttttaaaagtacgtttgttttgatatttttttttttaattttttagaaaatatttttatttatttatttatttatcttagtATTATTTCTTtaccttaaaatatattatgcatttTCTCAgtgtatttttttcagtgtattatttattatttttttatttattttcttttaaatttattttatttttcttaatttttaattatcttctattttaatacaatttttttatttatttctactaTAAAATTTCTCTCAGTGTAGAAATTAActataaattcaaaaagttacacacaaaattcaaaattatcacataaaaactttttcaacatTTCTCTCAAAATAACTTTCCCTTTAATCAGTATAGAATAGCTATCACTCTTTTTAAACAAAGAGTATGACAAGAGAGAGAGCTTCTTTTCTTAGTTATAATTTGCTCTTTTAGTACAttccaattttatataaaattcaattt containing:
- the LOC124421117 gene encoding very low-density lipoprotein receptor-like is translated as MEFMCESGDCIPLESVCDGIGDCKRMDDESYGLCHCSSDKFKCIRGGGCIPKTQVCDGKPQCRDGSDEISCRKYFLKKNVCFIF